The Synechococcales cyanobacterium T60_A2020_003 genome window below encodes:
- a CDS encoding transposase: MKPQYRIRNWSEYNAGLKARGSLTFWIEESVLGQWVVEELSGKPGASVLYSDLAIQTMATVK; this comes from the coding sequence ATGAAACCTCAATACCGCATCCGCAACTGGTCAGAGTATAACGCTGGATTGAAGGCTAGGGGAAGCCTCACCTTCTGGATCGAAGAATCTGTGCTGGGGCAGTGGGTGGTCGAGGAGTTGAGCGGCAAACCCGGCGCGTCAGTTCTTTATAGTGACCTTGCGATTCAAACAATGGCGACCGTCAAAG